A genomic region of Eucalyptus grandis isolate ANBG69807.140 chromosome 5, ASM1654582v1, whole genome shotgun sequence contains the following coding sequences:
- the LOC104430353 gene encoding TMV resistance protein N-like, giving the protein MASSNAGMLSGSEYQVFLSFRGPDTRIGFTDCLYRSLINVGIQVFRDNEEVHVGERINGSLQHAINKCRIYIPIFSHTYASSQWCLHELAQIVTNTNKSEGNKEILPIFFDVEPDDVKLKTPLYRDAIFNLKREKKLSNGQVLVWREALVEVAAIKGWEVKNYEGQGELINFIVEEVVEKLKTKHRSITEHLVGIDDRVEAVNKLLDIGSGGVRLIKIYGMGGIGKTTLAKAVFNQLSSHFGHNCCFLEDVQDKSSRSDGLVGLQKKFTI; this is encoded by the exons ATGGCGAGCTCAAATGCAGGAATGTTGTCCGGAAGCGAGTATCAAGTATTCCTAAGCTTTAGAGGACCCGACACTCGCATTGGATTCACCGATTGCCTCTACCGTAGCTTGATCAATGTTGGAATCCAAGTCTTCCGAGACAATGAAGAGGTTCATGTTGGTGAAAGGATCAATGGATCGCTTCAGCATGCAATCAACAAGTGCAGGATCTACATACCCATTTTCTCTCATACCTACGCTTCGAGCCAATGGTGCCTCCATGAGCTTGCACAGATTGTGACAAACACCAACAAATCGGAAGGTAATAAAGAGATCCTACCTATTTTCTTCGATGTGGAACCTGACGATGTTAAGCTGAAGACTCCATTGTATCGAGATGCCATATTCAATTTGAAGCGTGAGAAGAAATTGAGCAATGGGCAAGTACTTGTGTGGAGAGAGGCTCTCGTGGAGGTTGCTGCGATCAAAGGATGGGAAGTGAAGAATTATGAAGG CCAGGGTGAACTGATCAATTTTATAGTTGAGGAGGTCGTGGAAAAGCTAAAGACGAAACATAGATCGATTACTGAACATTTAGTAGGAATTGATGATCGAGTAGAAGCAGTAAACAAATTATTAGACATTGGTTCCGGTGGTGTGCGACTCATTAAAATTTATGGTATGGGGGGTATTGGtaaaacaactcttgccaaggcTGTCTTTAATCAACTCtcttctcattttggacatAATTGTTGTTTCCTTGAGGATGTTCAAGATAAGTCATCAAGAAGTGATGGTTTAGTTGggttgcaaaaaaaatttactataTGA